A window of the Sphaerobacter thermophilus DSM 20745 genome harbors these coding sequences:
- the hslV gene encoding ATP-dependent protease subunit HslV: MQNQSTRWHATTILGVQRDGDVALAGDGQVTYGDVVMKHGARKIRTLLDGQVVAGFAGAVADALTLFEKFETHLRDWDGNLRRAAVELAKEWRTDRYLRRLEAQLIVADGDSLLVISGEGDVIEPDDGVAAIGTGAPYATAAARALLQHTDMPAREIAEAAMRVTADLCIYTNDHIVIETTRRQDEAQND; this comes from the coding sequence ATGCAGAACCAGTCCACACGGTGGCACGCCACGACCATCCTCGGCGTCCAGCGGGATGGGGATGTCGCGCTCGCCGGGGACGGGCAGGTCACCTACGGCGACGTGGTGATGAAGCACGGAGCGCGGAAGATCCGCACGCTCCTCGACGGCCAGGTCGTGGCCGGCTTCGCAGGCGCCGTCGCCGATGCCCTCACGCTGTTCGAGAAGTTCGAAACCCACCTGCGCGACTGGGACGGTAACCTGCGCCGTGCGGCAGTGGAGCTCGCCAAGGAGTGGCGCACTGATCGCTACCTGCGCCGCCTCGAAGCGCAGTTGATCGTGGCCGACGGCGACTCGCTGCTGGTGATCTCCGGCGAGGGTGATGTGATCGAGCCGGACGACGGGGTGGCCGCGATCGGCACTGGCGCGCCCTACGCCACCGCCGCGGCACGGGCGCTGCTGCAGCATACCGACATGCCCGCCCGCGAGATCGCCGAGGCGGCCATGCGTGTGACCGCGGACCTGTGCATCTACACCAACGACCACATCGTGATCGAGACAACCAGGCGGCAGGATGAAGCCCAGAACGACTGA
- the ligD gene encoding non-homologous end-joining DNA ligase yields the protein MSGEQADIQVLQVDGREIVVTSPDKVLWPQDGLTKTDLLDYYQAVAPAMLPYLRDHPVTLRVFPGGIDRPGHYRRDLPKDAPDWLPSATYSPASRAGELHPPLIPDAAALLWYAERGAIEFHIWLATADRLEQPDWAVFDLDPGDEVDFPAVLDAALLVRDTLAAQGIDGYPKTSGGRGLHVFVPLEPVHDFAAVRDWVRGIAAQLAEEHPDQIAVAARGTHEGQRVTVDHAQNSVARNTAAPYTARGHPGAPVSAPVTWDEVAAGTIRPDQFTLRTMPERIQQLGDLWAPALNAPQRLPG from the coding sequence ATGAGCGGCGAGCAGGCAGACATCCAGGTGCTCCAGGTCGACGGGCGCGAGATCGTCGTCACCAGCCCGGACAAGGTCCTGTGGCCGCAGGACGGGCTGACCAAGACCGACCTGCTCGACTACTACCAGGCCGTGGCCCCGGCCATGCTGCCCTACCTCCGCGATCATCCGGTGACCCTGCGCGTCTTCCCCGGCGGGATCGATCGACCGGGCCACTACCGCCGCGACCTGCCGAAGGACGCACCTGATTGGCTGCCGAGTGCGACCTACAGCCCGGCGTCACGCGCCGGGGAGCTGCACCCGCCGCTAATCCCGGACGCGGCGGCTCTGCTCTGGTACGCGGAGCGCGGCGCGATCGAGTTTCATATTTGGCTTGCGACCGCAGACCGCCTGGAACAGCCGGACTGGGCCGTGTTCGACCTCGACCCGGGCGACGAGGTGGACTTCCCCGCGGTGCTGGACGCTGCGCTGCTGGTCCGCGACACGCTGGCGGCGCAAGGCATCGACGGCTACCCAAAGACCAGCGGCGGGCGGGGACTGCACGTCTTCGTCCCGCTCGAACCCGTCCACGACTTCGCGGCGGTGCGCGACTGGGTGCGGGGCATCGCCGCCCAGTTGGCCGAGGAGCACCCGGACCAGATCGCGGTCGCCGCCCGCGGGACACACGAGGGGCAGCGCGTGACCGTCGACCACGCACAGAACAGCGTCGCGCGCAACACGGCGGCGCCCTATACCGCGCGCGGGCATCCAGGGGCCCCGGTCTCCGCGCCGGTCACCTGGGACGAGGTAGCCGCCGGCACGATACGGCCAGACCAGTTCACCCTGCGCACCATGCCCGAACGGATCCAGCAGCTCGGCGATCTCTGGGCCCCCGCCCTGAACGCGCCCCAGCGCCTGCCAGGCTGA
- a CDS encoding PLP-dependent aminotransferase family protein, translating into MSTDWGTHLAHRAARIQPSLRLDLDPLLTDPGTIYLGGGTPPVECLPIDRLAEAARQVWAELDPATLYYDETPGHRPLRELIAARMRRRGAEVDPDNILITAGAQQGIDLVARLLLNPGDRVVIEEPGYFGGFQVFDHYEAQYLTVPVDDEGIVPEALARALDTSPRPKFIYTVATFQNPTGVTGSPARRREILALAREFGVPVVEDDPYGELWFERDPGPLRALDPDVIYIGTFSKTLAPALRMGWVAAPQELMRLLIDAKEAVDIQSDRMMQRTVVQVCADGWLDAHLDQARAVYRARWEAVRAALERAMPPGVRWTEPEGGYFFWVTLPDGIDTSALLPECAAAGVVYLPGSLFYPDMRPSASLRIGFSTLPPEDLTLGIERLGQVFHGALAGGRRAGP; encoded by the coding sequence GTGAGCACTGACTGGGGCACCCACCTGGCCCACCGCGCCGCACGGATCCAGCCGAGCCTCCGCCTCGACCTCGACCCGCTGCTCACCGACCCCGGAACGATCTACCTCGGCGGGGGGACGCCACCTGTCGAGTGCCTGCCGATCGACCGCCTGGCGGAGGCCGCGCGCCAGGTCTGGGCGGAGCTCGACCCGGCCACGCTCTATTACGACGAGACACCCGGCCATCGTCCCCTTCGCGAGCTGATCGCCGCGCGCATGCGGCGGCGCGGCGCCGAGGTCGACCCTGACAACATTCTGATCACGGCCGGCGCGCAGCAGGGGATCGACCTCGTCGCCCGGTTGCTGCTCAATCCCGGCGACCGGGTCGTCATCGAGGAGCCGGGCTACTTTGGTGGCTTCCAGGTGTTCGACCACTACGAGGCGCAGTACCTCACCGTCCCCGTCGATGACGAGGGGATCGTCCCGGAGGCGTTAGCACGCGCGCTCGACACCTCGCCGCGCCCCAAGTTCATCTACACGGTGGCGACCTTCCAGAACCCGACCGGCGTCACCGGCAGCCCGGCTCGGCGCCGGGAGATCCTGGCCCTGGCTCGCGAGTTCGGCGTGCCGGTGGTGGAGGACGACCCGTACGGCGAGCTCTGGTTCGAGCGCGACCCCGGCCCACTCCGCGCGCTCGACCCGGACGTGATTTACATCGGCACCTTCTCCAAGACCCTCGCCCCGGCGCTGCGCATGGGCTGGGTAGCCGCCCCGCAGGAGCTGATGCGCCTCTTGATCGACGCCAAGGAGGCGGTCGACATCCAGAGCGACCGAATGATGCAGCGGACCGTCGTCCAGGTCTGCGCCGATGGCTGGCTCGACGCGCACCTCGACCAAGCACGCGCCGTCTACCGCGCCCGCTGGGAGGCCGTCCGCGCCGCGCTGGAGCGCGCCATGCCGCCCGGTGTCCGCTGGACGGAGCCTGAGGGCGGCTACTTCTTCTGGGTAACGCTGCCCGACGGGATCGATACCAGCGCGCTGCTGCCGGAGTGTGCCGCGGCCGGTGTCGTCTACCTGCCTGGCAGCCTCTTCTACCCCGACATGCGGCCCAGTGCGTCGCTCCGCATCGGCTTCTCGACGTTGCCGCCGGAGGACCTGACGCTAGGGATCGAACGACTCGGCCAGGTATTCCACGGCGCTCTGGCCGGGGGAAGGCGGGCCGGACCATGA
- the alaXM gene encoding alanyl-tRNA editing protein AlaXM: MTALLYLDDSYLRTFDATVTAVVGETGVVLDRTAFYPGGGGQPHDLGTLTDGTHSWQVVRIAREDGQIVHVLEGGAPPPPGTALRGEIDWDRRYRLMRMHSALHVLCGVVFREYGALVTGGNMGPDKARMDFELEDLNPERVAHIERTANERIAAGLPISWRTLPREEAFQIPDLIRTKINLLPAHIQEVRVVEIEGLDLQADGGTHVRNTREIGGLKVIGTRSKGRINKRLEIALVDDAVDEERGE; encoded by the coding sequence GTGACTGCCCTGCTCTATCTGGACGACAGCTACCTGCGAACGTTCGATGCGACCGTGACCGCGGTGGTCGGGGAGACCGGCGTGGTTCTCGACCGCACCGCGTTCTACCCCGGCGGCGGCGGCCAGCCCCACGACCTCGGCACGCTAACCGACGGCACACACTCCTGGCAGGTCGTGCGCATCGCCCGCGAGGACGGTCAGATCGTGCACGTGTTGGAAGGTGGTGCTCCGCCCCCGCCCGGCACCGCGCTCCGGGGTGAGATCGACTGGGATCGACGGTACCGTCTCATGCGCATGCACTCCGCGCTCCACGTCCTCTGCGGCGTCGTCTTCCGCGAGTACGGCGCGCTGGTCACCGGCGGCAACATGGGCCCCGACAAAGCACGCATGGACTTTGAACTGGAAGACCTCAATCCGGAGCGCGTGGCCCACATCGAGCGGACCGCCAACGAGCGGATCGCCGCGGGACTGCCGATCTCCTGGCGCACCCTGCCGCGCGAGGAGGCATTCCAGATCCCCGACCTGATCCGCACCAAGATCAACCTCTTGCCCGCCCACATCCAGGAGGTGCGGGTGGTCGAGATCGAAGGGCTCGATCTGCAGGCCGACGGTGGCACCCACGTGCGCAACACCCGCGAAATCGGCGGCCTGAAGGTCATCGGCACCCGCAGCAAAGGCCGCATCAACAAGCGGCTGGAGATCGCGCTGGTCGACGACGCCGTAGACGAGGAGCGCGGGGAGTGA
- a CDS encoding ribonuclease J, with the protein MARPRVRVIPLGGVGEVGKNLTVYEYRGDLVMIDAGAKFPEEEMRGVDLIVPDITYVKERVDRLRGILITHGHEDHIGGLPYLLPQLKSRAPIPLYGSALAMAYAEAKLDEAGVLDLAEFHVVEPGQHYQLGRYLTAEFVPVTHSIPGSFAVALRTPLGWAVHTGDFKFDPTPPLGPPTDEARLRELGNEGVLLLLSDAVRVERPGHTPSEAVVSETLYRVIGEAKGRVVLTTFASNITRIDQAIRAAYRHGRKVAISGRSMEQSTRIAQDLGYMKPPPDTIIPLDVAVKLPREQVLFLTTGSQGEASAALARIASGEHPAIKLQRGDTVIFSATPVPGNEDTVSQTIDQLFRRGVSVVYSAIEPTIHVSGHASRDELRFMLRLLRPRFVVPIHGEYRHLALYRELALEMGYNDAQVLLPEIGNVLSFGRDSGRREQTVESGAVLVDIIGNRNVILRQRDEIAASGVIIATMIVDRDSRQLIAGPDVSAQGLDGQIDAKVLKRAEDELRRFLEKRQKGGFSYGYLVSRTKNVLSRQIYRDAKIRPMILPVISEL; encoded by the coding sequence ATGGCGCGGCCACGGGTAAGAGTCATCCCGCTCGGCGGGGTTGGGGAGGTCGGAAAGAACCTCACGGTCTACGAGTATCGCGGGGATCTGGTGATGATCGACGCCGGGGCGAAGTTCCCGGAGGAGGAGATGCGCGGCGTCGATCTGATCGTGCCCGACATCACCTACGTCAAGGAGCGGGTGGACCGGCTACGCGGCATCCTGATCACCCACGGGCACGAGGACCACATCGGTGGCCTGCCGTACCTGCTGCCGCAGTTGAAGTCGCGAGCGCCGATCCCGCTCTACGGCTCGGCGCTGGCGATGGCGTATGCTGAGGCGAAGCTGGACGAGGCGGGTGTGCTCGATCTGGCCGAGTTCCACGTCGTCGAGCCGGGCCAGCACTACCAGTTGGGGCGGTACCTGACGGCCGAGTTCGTGCCGGTCACCCACAGTATCCCGGGCAGCTTCGCGGTTGCCCTCCGCACCCCGCTCGGCTGGGCAGTGCACACGGGCGACTTCAAGTTCGACCCGACCCCACCGCTCGGCCCGCCCACCGACGAGGCCCGGCTCCGCGAGCTGGGGAACGAGGGGGTACTGCTGCTCCTGTCCGACGCCGTGCGCGTCGAGCGGCCAGGGCACACGCCCTCGGAGGCGGTCGTGAGCGAGACGCTCTACCGCGTGATCGGGGAGGCGAAGGGGCGTGTGGTGCTGACGACCTTCGCCTCGAACATCACCCGCATCGACCAGGCGATCCGCGCGGCCTACCGCCACGGCCGTAAGGTGGCCATCTCCGGGCGCAGCATGGAGCAGAGCACCCGGATCGCGCAGGATCTCGGGTACATGAAGCCGCCGCCGGACACGATTATCCCGCTGGATGTGGCGGTCAAGCTGCCTCGTGAGCAGGTGCTCTTCCTGACGACCGGCAGCCAGGGGGAGGCGTCGGCGGCGCTGGCGCGCATCGCCAGTGGCGAGCACCCGGCGATCAAACTGCAGCGCGGCGATACGGTGATCTTCTCCGCTACCCCGGTTCCGGGAAACGAGGACACCGTCTCGCAGACGATCGACCAGTTGTTCCGCCGCGGCGTCAGCGTCGTCTACTCGGCTATCGAGCCGACGATCCATGTCTCGGGTCATGCCAGCCGCGATGAACTGCGCTTCATGCTCCGGTTGCTGCGGCCCCGGTTCGTGGTGCCGATCCACGGCGAGTACCGGCACCTGGCGCTCTATCGTGAGCTGGCGCTGGAGATGGGCTACAACGATGCGCAGGTGCTGCTGCCCGAGATCGGCAACGTGTTGAGCTTCGGCCGCGACTCCGGTCGCCGGGAGCAGACGGTGGAATCGGGCGCAGTGCTGGTGGATATCATCGGCAACCGGAACGTGATCCTGCGGCAGCGGGATGAGATCGCAGCCAGCGGGGTGATCATCGCGACGATGATCGTGGATCGGGACAGCCGCCAGTTGATCGCGGGCCCCGACGTCTCCGCCCAGGGACTGGACGGGCAGATCGACGCCAAGGTACTGAAGCGCGCCGAGGACGAGCTGCGGCGCTTCCTGGAGAAGCGGCAGAAGGGCGGCTTCAGCTACGGCTACCTCGTGAGCCGGACGAAGAACGTGCTCAGCCGGCAGATCTACCGCGACGCCAAGATCCGCCCCATGATTCTCCCGGTCATCAGCGAGTTGTAG
- a CDS encoding metal-dependent hydrolase, translating to MLSLAAAMLAALATATWHHRWERAANGTPERGVLDGLCHAGTALTVALPVLPYVREQGTFLRVALASALLIDLDHIAAARSLRLDRCMTMATRPLSHSLLTPVLLAILAERLAPERHLGLAALLGLGSHLLRDLYTGGVPVLHPRHVVSLPPRVVIPLLGLMAIFSRSATRRRLGTRLLRLALP from the coding sequence ATGCTCTCCCTGGCCGCGGCGATGCTGGCCGCGCTGGCGACCGCCACCTGGCATCACCGCTGGGAGCGTGCCGCCAACGGCACCCCCGAGCGCGGGGTGCTCGACGGTCTGTGCCACGCGGGGACCGCGCTGACCGTGGCGCTGCCCGTCCTCCCCTACGTGCGGGAGCAGGGGACGTTCCTGCGCGTGGCCCTCGCCAGTGCGCTCCTGATCGACCTCGACCACATCGCCGCCGCCCGCTCTCTGCGGCTCGACCGCTGCATGACCATGGCCACCCGGCCGTTGTCCCACTCGCTGCTGACCCCGGTGCTCCTCGCCATCCTGGCTGAGCGATTGGCGCCGGAGCGGCACCTGGGGCTGGCCGCGCTCCTCGGCCTCGGCTCCCACCTGCTGCGCGACCTCTACACCGGCGGGGTGCCGGTGCTGCACCCCCGTCACGTGGTGTCGCTCCCGCCCCGCGTTGTCATTCCTCTCCTGGGACTAATGGCGATCTTCAGCCGCAGCGCCACCCGCCGCCGCCTCGGGACCCGGCTCCTGCGGCTCGCATTGCCGTGA
- the queC gene encoding 7-cyano-7-deazaguanine synthase QueC — protein sequence MQAQANERPGAVVLLSGGVDSTTVAYLARASGYAIYALSFDYGQRHRRELDAAAAVARAVEAVEHRVVRIDLAGIGGSSLTGHGEIPTGGVTDGIPSTWVPARNHIFLAVASGYAEVVGARAIYIGVSQVDYSGYPDCRAEFLEAYQRAADLASKQFVEEGRSIPVVAPLLHLSKAGTVRLGLALGVDYGLTWSCYQGGESPCGVCDSCRLRAEAFAAAGAVDPLVGRPR from the coding sequence ATGCAGGCACAGGCGAATGAACGTCCGGGCGCGGTGGTCCTGCTCTCCGGCGGCGTGGATAGTACGACGGTTGCCTACCTTGCGCGGGCCAGCGGCTACGCCATCTATGCCCTGTCGTTCGACTACGGCCAGCGCCACCGGCGGGAGCTGGACGCCGCCGCGGCGGTGGCCCGGGCGGTCGAGGCGGTCGAGCACCGCGTGGTCCGCATCGATCTGGCCGGCATCGGTGGCTCCTCCCTGACCGGCCATGGGGAGATCCCGACCGGTGGAGTGACCGACGGCATCCCGAGCACCTGGGTGCCCGCGCGCAACCACATCTTCCTGGCCGTGGCCTCCGGCTACGCCGAGGTGGTCGGGGCCAGGGCAATCTACATCGGGGTCAGTCAGGTTGACTACTCGGGCTACCCCGACTGCCGGGCAGAGTTCCTGGAGGCGTACCAGCGGGCGGCTGATCTCGCGAGCAAGCAGTTCGTCGAGGAAGGCCGGTCGATCCCGGTCGTCGCGCCGCTGCTGCACCTTTCGAAGGCCGGGACGGTGCGGCTGGGCCTGGCGCTCGGCGTGGACTACGGGCTGACGTGGTCGTGCTACCAGGGCGGCGAGTCGCCCTGCGGTGTGTGCGATTCGTGTCGCCTGCGGGCCGAGGCCTTCGCGGCGGCCGGTGCGGTCGACCCGCTGGTCGGGCGGCCAAGGTAA
- the ychF gene encoding redox-regulated ATPase YchF, which yields MALQLVIIGLPQSGKTTVFNALTRSEAPTGVFSTGEEEPNLATVKVPDERLDVLTRMFNPRRTVPADVQYYDIAGLAKGIHEQGMSGRLLGYLSQGAALVHVVRAFEDPSVPHPESSVDPPRDIETLNLELSFSDLALIEKRLGRLEANIPKLRGAEREANEREAEVLRRLKTALEEGTPIREVELQPEEERLLRGFGFLTAKPLLILLNVGEEQLGAPAQALVEEARARFGRPGVEVDALAGKIEAEIAVLDEEDATLFMADLGITESSRDRVIRLSYALLGLISFFTVGPDEVRAWTIRRGTPAVEAAGEIHTDIQRGFIRAEVVSYDDLIAAGGLPEARKAGKLRLEGKQYIVQDGDIVHFLFNV from the coding sequence ATGGCGCTGCAGTTGGTCATCATCGGGCTCCCACAGAGTGGCAAGACGACCGTGTTCAACGCGCTGACGCGGTCTGAGGCGCCCACCGGCGTCTTCTCCACCGGTGAGGAGGAGCCGAACCTGGCGACGGTCAAGGTGCCCGACGAGCGGCTGGACGTGCTGACCCGGATGTTCAATCCCCGGCGTACCGTGCCGGCCGACGTCCAGTACTACGACATCGCCGGGCTGGCGAAGGGCATCCACGAGCAGGGCATGAGCGGGCGGCTGCTTGGCTACCTGAGTCAGGGCGCGGCGCTGGTCCACGTGGTTCGGGCCTTCGAGGACCCGTCGGTGCCCCATCCCGAGAGTTCGGTGGATCCCCCGCGTGACATCGAGACGCTCAACCTGGAGTTGTCCTTCTCCGACCTGGCGCTGATCGAGAAGCGGCTGGGGCGCCTGGAGGCGAACATCCCCAAGTTGCGCGGAGCCGAGCGCGAGGCGAACGAGCGAGAGGCCGAGGTTCTCCGGCGCCTCAAGACGGCGTTGGAGGAGGGGACGCCGATCCGTGAGGTGGAGCTTCAGCCGGAGGAGGAGCGGCTGCTGCGCGGCTTCGGCTTCCTGACCGCCAAGCCGCTGCTGATCCTCCTCAACGTGGGCGAGGAACAATTGGGTGCGCCGGCGCAGGCGCTGGTCGAGGAGGCGCGGGCGCGCTTCGGGCGACCCGGGGTGGAGGTAGATGCCCTGGCGGGCAAGATCGAGGCGGAGATCGCGGTGCTCGACGAGGAAGATGCCACCCTCTTCATGGCCGACCTCGGCATCACCGAGTCGAGCCGGGATCGGGTCATCCGCCTCTCGTACGCGCTGCTGGGCCTGATCTCGTTCTTCACCGTCGGACCGGACGAGGTGCGCGCCTGGACGATCCGCCGGGGGACGCCGGCCGTCGAGGCAGCCGGGGAGATCCACACCGACATCCAACGCGGCTTCATCCGGGCGGAGGTGGTGAGCTACGACGACCTGATCGCCGCCGGGGGATTGCCCGAAGCGCGCAAGGCGGGCAAGCTCCGCCTGGAGGGGAAGCAGTACATCGTCCAGGACGGGGACATCGTCCACTTCCTGTTCAACGTGTGA